From a region of the Ruminococcaceae bacterium KH2T8 genome:
- a CDS encoding tyrosyl-tRNA synthetase, whose amino-acid sequence MQIYEELQARGLIAQVTNEEQIRELINAGKATFYIGFDCTADSLTAGHFMALTLMKRLQMAGNKPIALIGGGTTMIGDPSGRSDMRKMLTREDIDHNAECFKKQMEKFIDFGEDKAMMVNNADWLMNLNYIELLREVGACFSVNNMLRAECYKQRMEKGLSFLEFNYMIMQSYDFYYMFQKYNCNLEFGGDDQWSNMLGGTELIRRKLGKDAHAMTITLLTDSQGKKMGKTAGNAVWLDPNKTSPYEFFQYWRNVGDQDVMKCIRMLTFIPIEEIDEMDKWDDSRINEKKEILAFELTKLVHGEEEATKAKEASHSLFAGGGDDSNMPTSEFADSDIPDDGIQVAELMVKMEIAKSKGEAKRLIEQGGVTVDGEKVAGIDAVVTKAQLKEGVKVRKGKKVYKKAVIV is encoded by the coding sequence ATGCAGATCTACGAAGAACTTCAGGCCAGAGGCTTGATCGCCCAGGTAACTAATGAAGAGCAGATCAGAGAGCTCATCAATGCAGGTAAGGCTACATTCTATATCGGCTTTGACTGTACGGCAGATTCTCTTACGGCAGGTCATTTCATGGCTCTTACGCTCATGAAGAGACTTCAGATGGCAGGCAATAAGCCCATCGCCCTTATCGGCGGCGGAACGACTATGATCGGTGACCCTTCCGGAAGGTCTGACATGAGAAAGATGCTCACGAGAGAAGATATCGACCATAACGCAGAATGCTTCAAGAAGCAGATGGAGAAGTTCATCGACTTCGGTGAAGACAAGGCAATGATGGTAAATAATGCAGACTGGCTCATGAATCTCAACTATATCGAGCTCCTTCGTGAAGTCGGCGCATGCTTCTCGGTTAATAACATGCTTCGTGCCGAGTGCTATAAGCAGCGTATGGAGAAGGGACTTTCGTTCCTTGAGTTCAACTACATGATCATGCAGTCGTATGACTTCTACTACATGTTCCAGAAGTATAACTGTAACCTCGAGTTCGGAGGCGATGATCAGTGGAGCAACATGCTCGGCGGTACCGAGCTCATCCGTCGTAAGCTCGGTAAGGATGCTCACGCCATGACGATCACGCTCCTTACGGATTCCCAGGGTAAGAAGATGGGTAAGACTGCAGGTAATGCAGTATGGCTCGATCCCAATAAGACATCTCCTTACGAGTTCTTCCAGTACTGGAGAAACGTCGGAGATCAGGATGTAATGAAGTGCATCAGGATGCTTACTTTCATCCCGATCGAGGAGATCGATGAGATGGATAAGTGGGACGATTCCAGGATCAATGAGAAGAAGGAGATCCTTGCTTTCGAGCTTACTAAGCTCGTTCACGGCGAGGAAGAGGCTACAAAGGCCAAGGAGGCTTCTCATTCACTCTTCGCAGGCGGCGGAGATGATTCGAATATGCCTACATCCGAGTTCGCTGATTCCGATATCCCCGATGATGGTATCCAGGTAGCAGAGCTCATGGTTAAGATGGAGATCGCTAAGAGTAAGGGTGAAGCCAAGAGACTCATCGAGCAGGGCGGCGTTACCGTCGACGGCGAGAAGGTAGCAGGTATCGATGCTGTCGTTACCAAGGCTCAGCTCAAGGAAGGCGTTAAGGTCAGAAAGGGTAAGAAGGTCTATAAGAAGGCCGTTATCGTCTGA
- a CDS encoding HD domain-containing protein, giving the protein MRRFERVLKIAFVLVFIVALFVFSVAVFKQVDPGEAYIGSFDSNLLDEGWTIIYPDGHVEENVSIPLDIDVEAGSVLAIEHTLPDDVGDGMRLGLRSSREEMTVYIADEQRSEYKVEDFIVKRKSVVSAFILVDLKDADAGQTLRIEMSSPSDPVIRINDINYAYGNNVWFSYIGHNINLVFIAILMICIGMFAIVVFLFIRKKVAEAKSVFYHAQTIIIAGLWMLSESELRQVIFHSPSLSNVFSFMLIEIIAAFGSMYCNEVQKHHYARIYTLLQSVILLQVLANIVLNVTGVVDFYDTLILSHAWSALTIIVVAGTLIADGITGRIRRYGFTAIGMVLLVIFSMLEIVNFYFINIVSMGFLLGIGLLMLLAFTTVQVVIDLIRSAEKRRRDLEKANRTTFQTIASTIDAKDRYTGGHSERVGHYAKLLCKAVAEEYGFTHDDISAVNYIGKMHDLGKIGVPDKVLNKNGRLTDEEFDLMKQHTIIGYDMLKNIDYIPGLRDGVRSHHERWDGGGYPDGLKGEKIPLYARILCIADSYDAMTTDRVYRKKLSKETVLEELEKNKGKQFDPHLADVFIGMIRGGVV; this is encoded by the coding sequence ATGAGGCGATTTGAAAGAGTCCTGAAGATTGCTTTCGTACTCGTTTTTATTGTTGCGCTCTTTGTATTTTCCGTTGCGGTATTTAAACAGGTCGATCCCGGCGAAGCGTATATCGGTTCGTTCGACAGTAACCTCTTGGATGAAGGCTGGACTATCATCTATCCGGACGGTCATGTTGAAGAAAATGTCTCTATTCCGCTCGATATAGATGTAGAAGCCGGAAGCGTACTGGCTATAGAACATACGCTCCCGGATGATGTAGGTGACGGCATGAGGCTGGGTCTTCGATCCTCAAGAGAAGAGATGACCGTCTATATCGCAGACGAGCAGAGAAGTGAATATAAGGTCGAGGACTTTATCGTAAAGCGTAAGTCGGTCGTAAGTGCCTTCATCCTTGTAGATCTGAAGGACGCTGATGCCGGACAGACGCTCAGGATAGAGATGAGTTCTCCGTCAGATCCCGTGATCAGGATCAACGACATCAATTATGCTTACGGCAATAACGTATGGTTCTCGTATATCGGTCATAACATAAATCTCGTATTCATCGCGATCCTCATGATCTGTATCGGTATGTTCGCGATCGTTGTCTTCCTTTTTATCCGAAAGAAAGTCGCGGAGGCAAAGTCCGTCTTCTACCATGCCCAGACGATAATCATCGCGGGACTTTGGATGCTCAGTGAATCAGAGCTTCGCCAGGTCATATTTCATTCTCCGTCACTTAGTAACGTATTCTCTTTCATGCTGATCGAGATAATCGCGGCATTCGGCTCGATGTACTGTAATGAGGTCCAAAAGCATCACTACGCGAGGATATATACCCTCCTTCAAAGTGTTATCCTGCTGCAGGTCCTTGCAAATATCGTACTTAACGTGACGGGTGTCGTTGATTTCTACGATACTTTGATCCTGTCACATGCGTGGTCGGCACTGACGATCATCGTTGTCGCGGGAACTCTCATCGCCGACGGTATTACCGGAAGGATCAGAAGGTACGGATTTACCGCCATAGGAATGGTGCTGCTCGTTATATTCAGTATGCTCGAGATCGTAAACTTCTATTTCATAAATATCGTGAGCATGGGATTCCTCCTCGGTATCGGACTTCTCATGCTGCTCGCCTTTACGACCGTACAGGTAGTTATCGATCTTATCCGTTCTGCCGAGAAGAGAAGGAGAGACCTTGAGAAAGCCAACAGGACGACTTTTCAGACTATCGCGAGTACGATCGATGCCAAGGACAGATATACGGGCGGTCACTCCGAGCGTGTCGGTCATTATGCGAAGCTCCTTTGTAAAGCTGTAGCCGAGGAGTACGGATTTACTCATGATGACATCTCTGCCGTTAACTACATCGGTAAGATGCATGATTTAGGAAAGATCGGAGTACCCGACAAGGTGCTGAATAAGAACGGCAGGCTCACCGACGAGGAGTTTGACCTCATGAAGCAGCATACGATCATCGGTTATGACATGCTCAAGAACATCGACTATATCCCGGGGCTTCGTGACGGCGTCAGGAGCCACCACGAGAGGTGGGACGGCGGCGGATATCCCGACGGCCTTAAGGGGGAGAAGATCCCTCTTTATGCCAGGATCCTTTGTATAGCTGACAGCTACGATGCCATGACTACTGACAGGGTCTATAGAAAGAAGCTGTCGAAAGAAACCGTTCTCGAAGAGCTCGAAAAGAATAAAGGAAAGCAGTTCGATCCTCATCTTGCCGACGTCTTTATCGGGATGATAAGGGGTGGCGTAGTCTGA
- a CDS encoding tryptophan synthase, alpha chain: MSNIKNAFADGKAFIPFITCGDPDLDTTYKVVLEAVENGADLIELGIPFSDPTAEGPVIQGANLRALEGGVTTDKVFDLVRKIRETVTIPLVFMTYANVVYSYDADKFIKICSEIGIDGLIIPDIPYEEKEEFTPYCEKYGVDLISMIAPTSEDRIAMIAKEAKGFIYVVSSMGVTGTRSSFSADLSHITEKIREVTDVPCAIGFGISNPEQAQKMAAISDGAIVGSAIIKILAQYGKDAPEHVGEFVKSMKDAVRKA; this comes from the coding sequence ATGAGTAATATAAAGAATGCATTCGCAGACGGTAAGGCTTTCATCCCGTTCATCACGTGCGGTGATCCCGATCTGGATACGACATATAAGGTAGTGCTTGAGGCTGTAGAGAACGGTGCAGACCTTATAGAACTCGGCATCCCTTTCTCGGATCCCACGGCCGAAGGTCCCGTTATTCAGGGCGCAAACCTCAGAGCCTTGGAGGGCGGCGTTACTACCGATAAGGTGTTCGACCTGGTTCGAAAGATCCGCGAGACGGTAACTATCCCGCTCGTGTTCATGACATATGCTAATGTCGTTTATTCCTACGATGCGGATAAGTTCATAAAGATCTGCAGCGAGATAGGAATCGACGGTCTGATCATTCCCGATATCCCCTATGAGGAAAAGGAAGAGTTCACTCCGTATTGCGAGAAGTACGGTGTTGACCTTATCTCCATGATCGCACCTACATCCGAAGACCGCATCGCCATGATAGCGAAGGAAGCAAAGGGATTTATCTACGTAGTGTCGAGCATGGGCGTTACGGGTACGAGATCCTCGTTCTCCGCTGACCTTTCTCATATAACTGAGAAGATCCGCGAAGTAACTGACGTTCCCTGTGCAATCGGATTCGGTATCTCCAATCCCGAGCAGGCTCAGAAGATGGCTGCTATATCTGACGGTGCCATCGTCGGATCAGCGATCATCAAGATCCTCGCTCAGTATGGAAAGGATGCTCCCGAGCATGTCGGAGAGTTCGTAAAGAGCATGAAGGATGCGGTTCGCAAGGCCTGA
- a CDS encoding tryptophan synthase beta chain → MEKEGRFGIHGGQYIPETLMNAVNELSEAYDHYKNDPEFNRELQELFNEYANRPSRLYFAKKMTEDLGGAKIYLKREDLNHTGAHKINNVLGQALLAKKMGKTRLIAETGAGQHGVATATAAALMGMECVVFMGEEDTKRQALNVYRMRLLGAEVIPVKTGTATLKDAVSEAMREWTNRVSDTHYCLGSVMGPHPFPTIVRDFQAVISKEIKEQILEKEGRLPDVVMACVGGGSNAIGTFYHFIEDKDVQLIGCEAAGRGVDTFETAATIATGRLGIFHGMKSYFCQDKYGQIAPVYSISAGLDYPGIGPEHAHLHDIGRASYVAVTDDEAVNAFEYLSRTEGIIPAIESSHAVAHALKIAPTMDKDKIIVITISGRGDKDCAAIARYRGENIYE, encoded by the coding sequence GTGGAGAAAGAAGGAAGATTCGGCATTCATGGAGGACAGTATATCCCCGAGACTTTGATGAATGCGGTTAATGAATTATCGGAAGCATACGATCACTATAAGAATGATCCCGAGTTTAACAGAGAACTTCAGGAACTCTTCAACGAATATGCGAACAGACCTTCTAGGCTCTACTTCGCGAAGAAGATGACCGAGGACCTCGGAGGTGCGAAGATCTATCTTAAGAGAGAAGACCTGAACCACACGGGTGCCCATAAGATCAATAATGTGTTGGGTCAGGCGCTCCTTGCCAAGAAGATGGGAAAGACTAGGCTCATCGCAGAGACGGGTGCAGGTCAGCACGGTGTAGCTACAGCTACGGCTGCAGCTCTCATGGGTATGGAATGCGTAGTCTTCATGGGCGAAGAGGATACAAAGAGACAGGCGCTCAATGTATACAGGATGAGACTTCTCGGAGCTGAAGTCATCCCCGTAAAGACAGGTACGGCAACCTTGAAGGACGCTGTATCCGAAGCTATGAGAGAATGGACGAACAGAGTATCCGATACGCACTACTGCCTCGGATCCGTTATGGGACCTCATCCTTTCCCGACTATCGTCCGTGACTTCCAGGCTGTCATCTCAAAGGAGATAAAGGAGCAGATCCTCGAGAAGGAGGGAAGGCTTCCCGATGTCGTAATGGCATGTGTCGGAGGCGGCTCCAATGCGATCGGTACTTTCTACCACTTTATTGAGGATAAGGACGTTCAGCTCATAGGCTGTGAGGCTGCGGGCAGAGGCGTAGATACTTTCGAGACTGCGGCTACTATCGCTACGGGAAGACTCGGTATCTTCCACGGCATGAAGTCCTATTTCTGCCAGGATAAGTACGGCCAGATCGCTCCCGTTTATTCGATCTCCGCAGGTCTTGATTATCCGGGTATCGGTCCCGAGCATGCGCACCTTCACGATATCGGCAGAGCTTCCTATGTAGCAGTAACTGACGATGAGGCAGTAAATGCTTTCGAGTATCTTTCGAGGACTGAAGGAATCATTCCCGCCATCGAGTCTTCACATGCCGTTGCGCATGCGCTGAAGATCGCTCCAACGATGGATAAGGATAAGATCATCGTCATAACGATCTCGGGAAGAGGCGACAAGGACTGCGCGGCTATCGCAAGATACAGAGGAGAGAATATCTATGAGTAA
- a CDS encoding phosphoribosylanthranilate isomerase, translated as MIIKFCGIRRPEDIEAVNETRPDLAGFIIVKDRRRYISPEKVCELRQKLNHSIKVVGVFIDEDIEVVAKLLHDGIIDIAQLHGNESEDYIRELKSRTGAQIIKAVGIRSSEDVERAERSPADLVIVDSPGGGTGNTFDWELLKKIKRPYILAGGINAENIEEAVEMLHPYGVDVSSGIETDGYKDKEKMKAFMALVKKGR; from the coding sequence ATGATCATAAAGTTCTGCGGCATCAGAAGACCTGAGGATATCGAGGCTGTAAACGAGACTCGTCCTGACCTTGCGGGATTCATAATCGTAAAGGACAGAAGGCGTTATATCTCTCCAGAGAAGGTATGCGAATTAAGGCAGAAACTCAACCATTCGATCAAGGTCGTCGGCGTATTCATCGATGAAGATATCGAGGTGGTAGCTAAGCTGCTTCATGACGGCATTATCGATATCGCTCAGCTTCACGGTAACGAGTCGGAGGATTATATCAGGGAGTTAAAGAGTAGGACGGGCGCTCAGATCATAAAGGCCGTCGGCATTCGAAGCAGTGAGGACGTCGAACGTGCCGAAAGATCACCCGCGGATCTCGTGATAGTAGATTCTCCGGGAGGCGGTACGGGTAATACTTTCGACTGGGAATTGTTGAAAAAAATAAAAAGACCGTATATCCTTGCTGGCGGTATAAATGCAGAAAATATCGAAGAAGCCGTAGAGATGCTTCACCCTTACGGAGTAGACGTAAGTTCGGGTATCGAAACGGACGGCTATAAGGACAAAGAAAAGATGAAGGCCTTTATGGCTCTTGTAAAGAAAGGAAGATAA
- a CDS encoding indole-3-glycerol phosphate synthase has translation MTILDELAAYARLRTEENKKRISLSDVRSKAESLPCSEFAFEKALAKEGMSFICECKKASPSKGLIAADFPYLQIAKEYEAAGADCISVLTEPKWFLGSDEYLREIASSVKIPCIRKDFTVDEYMIYEAKILGASAVLLICSILSTEQIKEYIAICDGMGLSAIVETHNEDEITMALDAGARIVGVNNRNLKDFTVDTGNSANLRKLVPSDILFVAESGIKTHEEVAALKSIGADAVLVGETLMRAPDKKAMLELLKGDL, from the coding sequence ATGACGATCCTGGACGAACTCGCAGCATATGCACGCCTGAGAACGGAAGAGAACAAAAAGAGGATATCGCTTTCTGATGTCCGCTCCAAGGCGGAGAGCCTTCCGTGTTCAGAGTTTGCTTTCGAGAAGGCGCTCGCTAAAGAAGGCATGTCCTTTATCTGCGAGTGCAAGAAAGCATCCCCGAGTAAGGGCCTTATCGCAGCGGATTTCCCTTATCTTCAGATCGCGAAAGAATACGAAGCGGCAGGTGCAGACTGTATATCCGTTCTTACCGAGCCTAAGTGGTTCCTGGGTTCCGACGAGTACTTAAGGGAGATCGCTTCTTCGGTGAAGATCCCCTGCATCCGTAAGGACTTTACCGTAGATGAGTATATGATCTATGAGGCGAAGATCCTCGGTGCTTCCGCAGTCCTTCTTATCTGCTCGATCCTTTCGACAGAACAGATAAAGGAATATATAGCTATCTGTGACGGCATGGGCCTTTCGGCCATTGTCGAGACACATAACGAAGATGAGATCACGATGGCTCTTGACGCAGGTGCGAGGATCGTAGGTGTTAATAACCGTAACCTCAAGGACTTTACAGTGGATACCGGTAACAGCGCCAACCTTCGAAAGCTGGTTCCTTCCGATATCCTCTTTGTCGCGGAGAGCGGAATAAAGACTCATGAGGAAGTCGCGGCTCTTAAGTCGATCGGTGCCGATGCGGTACTCGTAGGCGAGACTTTGATGAGAGCGCCCGACAAGAAGGCGATGCTCGAACTGCTTAAAGGTGACTTATGA
- a CDS encoding anthranilate phosphoribosyltransferase, translated as MIKEAIVKIVNKEDLTYDEAYAVMNEIMSGETTPTQNAAFLSALSTKSAKAETTDEIAGCAKAMRDHATKVETGMDVLEIVGTGGDGAQSFNISTVSALVCAAGGVKVAKHGNRAASSKCGTADCLEALGVNIVQSPEMCVKLLNEVGMCFFFAQKYHTSMKYVGPIRKELGFRTVFNILGPLTNPAVPSMQLLGVYDEYLIEPLARVLMSLGVKRGMVVYGMDKLDEISLSAPTKVCEFKDGWYKVYTIEPEMFGMEKCTKDDLKGGDPAENAQIVRDLLDGQTGHKRNTVLLNAGAGLYIAGKADSFEAGVKLAGELLDSGKVKETLEKFIKISNEEI; from the coding sequence ATGATCAAGGAAGCAATCGTTAAGATAGTAAACAAGGAAGACCTCACTTACGATGAGGCATATGCAGTAATGAATGAGATCATGAGCGGTGAGACGACTCCCACTCAGAATGCGGCTTTCCTTTCTGCTCTTTCAACAAAGAGTGCCAAGGCTGAGACCACGGATGAGATCGCAGGCTGCGCTAAGGCGATGAGAGATCACGCTACCAAGGTCGAGACGGGAATGGATGTCCTTGAGATCGTAGGTACGGGCGGAGACGGAGCACAGAGCTTTAATATCTCTACTGTATCCGCTCTCGTATGTGCAGCAGGCGGCGTTAAGGTTGCCAAGCACGGTAACAGAGCAGCTTCCTCCAAGTGCGGAACAGCTGACTGCCTTGAGGCATTGGGCGTTAATATCGTGCAGAGCCCCGAGATGTGCGTAAAGCTCTTAAACGAAGTCGGAATGTGCTTCTTCTTCGCACAGAAGTATCACACATCAATGAAGTATGTAGGACCTATCCGTAAGGAGCTTGGTTTCAGAACGGTATTTAATATCCTCGGCCCCCTTACAAATCCCGCAGTACCTTCCATGCAGCTCCTCGGAGTTTACGATGAGTATCTTATCGAGCCCCTCGCAAGAGTTCTTATGTCTCTCGGCGTAAAGAGAGGTATGGTCGTATACGGTATGGATAAGCTCGACGAGATCTCACTCAGTGCTCCCACAAAGGTATGTGAATTCAAGGACGGCTGGTACAAGGTCTACACCATCGAGCCCGAGATGTTCGGAATGGAGAAGTGCACAAAGGACGACCTTAAGGGCGGTGACCCTGCAGAGAATGCTCAGATCGTAAGGGATCTTCTCGACGGTCAGACGGGTCATAAGAGAAATACGGTTCTCCTTAACGCAGGTGCAGGTCTTTATATTGCAGGTAAGGCTGATTCCTTCGAGGCAGGCGTTAAGCTCGCAGGTGAGCTCCTTGATTCCGGTAAGGTTAAGGAGACTCTCGAGAAGTTCATCAAGATAAGTAATGAGGAGATCTGA
- a CDS encoding anthranilate synthase component 2 codes for MILLIDNYDSFSYNLYQFIGSITEDIKVIRNDEMTVKEIEALNPSRIVLSPGPGRPENAGVIVDVIKELKGKIPILGVCLGHQAISMAFGATVTYAPELMHGKQSEVTIDTSDKLFQGLPEKIKVARYHSLIADAATIPDCLKVTAVTKDNEVMAVSHKEYPVYGVQFHPESIMTPEGMTILKNFIKE; via the coding sequence ATGATCTTACTTATAGATAATTACGACAGCTTCTCCTATAACCTCTATCAGTTCATAGGAAGTATCACGGAAGATATAAAGGTGATAAGAAATGACGAGATGACGGTAAAGGAGATCGAAGCACTTAACCCTTCAAGGATCGTCCTTTCCCCGGGTCCCGGAAGACCCGAGAACGCAGGCGTTATCGTAGACGTCATTAAGGAACTTAAGGGCAAGATACCGATTCTCGGTGTGTGCCTGGGACATCAGGCGATATCGATGGCTTTCGGAGCGACAGTCACATATGCACCCGAACTTATGCACGGTAAGCAGTCGGAAGTAACGATCGATACGAGTGACAAGCTCTTTCAGGGACTTCCCGAAAAGATAAAGGTAGCAAGATATCATTCGCTTATCGCAGATGCGGCTACGATTCCCGATTGCCTCAAGGTAACGGCAGTCACAAAGGACAACGAAGTAATGGCCGTATCACACAAGGAATATCCGGTATACGGAGTACAGTTCCATCCCGAATCGATAATGACACCTGAAGGCATGACAATACTTAAGAACTTTATAAAGGAGTGA
- a CDS encoding anthranilate synthase, component I: MKILPELSKVKTLASEGKYDIIPISTEILSDIRTPIETMKILKNVSTHCYMLESVAESERWGRYTFLGFDPKISVTVEDGMMKIGDVSIETDDPNKYLRQILSEYRSPRFSYLPPFTGGLVGYFSYDYLYYSEPTAKVETVDEEGFKDIDLMLFDKVIAFDNYAQKIIIISNMYVKDGDVGYNKAVMEIERIKDLIVNGKPEGEHKGRLLEDPKPLFDKETFCEMVQKARKYIYEGDIFQIVLSNRLSAKFEGSLLDTYRYLRTINPSPYMFYFSGTDVEVAGASPETLVNLKDGVLHTFPLAGTRPRGRTEAEDEALERDLLRDEKELAEHNMLVDLGRNDLGKISKFGSVEVEKLHSIERFSHVMHIGSTVRGKIRPDKDALDAVEAVLPAGTLSGAPKIRACQLIGELENNKRGIYGGAIGYIDFSGNMDTCIAIRIAFKKNGKVFVRSGAGIVYDSVPEKEYEETLNKARAVINALKAAQEDEA, encoded by the coding sequence ATGAAGATCTTACCTGAACTTTCAAAGGTAAAGACACTCGCTTCGGAAGGAAAGTACGACATCATCCCGATAAGTACAGAGATCCTTTCCGACATCAGGACTCCCATCGAGACGATGAAGATATTGAAGAACGTCTCGACTCACTGCTATATGCTCGAGTCAGTAGCAGAGAGTGAGAGATGGGGACGCTATACTTTCCTCGGCTTTGATCCCAAGATCTCCGTTACCGTAGAAGACGGTATGATGAAGATCGGTGATGTCAGCATCGAGACGGATGACCCCAACAAGTACTTAAGACAGATCTTAAGTGAATACAGGAGCCCGAGGTTTTCCTACCTTCCTCCTTTCACGGGCGGGCTCGTCGGATATTTCTCATACGATTATCTTTACTACAGTGAGCCTACTGCCAAGGTAGAGACGGTAGATGAGGAGGGTTTTAAGGATATCGACCTCATGCTCTTTGACAAGGTGATCGCTTTCGATAACTACGCACAGAAGATAATCATCATCTCCAATATGTACGTTAAGGACGGAGACGTCGGATATAACAAGGCAGTCATGGAGATCGAGAGGATAAAGGATCTCATCGTTAACGGTAAGCCCGAGGGTGAGCATAAGGGAAGACTCCTTGAGGATCCCAAGCCTCTCTTTGATAAGGAAACATTCTGCGAGATGGTTCAGAAGGCTCGAAAGTATATCTACGAAGGTGATATCTTCCAGATCGTTCTCTCGAACCGTCTGAGCGCCAAGTTTGAAGGATCTCTCCTTGATACATACAGATATTTAAGGACGATCAATCCTTCTCCGTATATGTTCTATTTCTCGGGTACCGACGTTGAGGTCGCAGGTGCATCTCCCGAGACACTCGTTAACTTAAAGGACGGAGTGCTCCATACATTCCCTTTGGCAGGTACGAGACCCAGGGGAAGAACGGAAGCTGAGGATGAAGCTCTGGAGAGAGATCTTCTTCGCGACGAGAAGGAGCTTGCAGAGCACAATATGCTCGTAGATCTCGGAAGAAACGATCTCGGTAAGATCAGTAAGTTCGGTTCCGTAGAAGTCGAAAAGCTTCACTCTATCGAGAGATTCTCACACGTTATGCATATCGGATCTACCGTAAGAGGCAAGATCAGGCCCGATAAGGATGCGCTTGATGCGGTCGAGGCAGTGCTTCCCGCAGGTACTCTCTCAGGTGCTCCCAAGATCAGGGCATGCCAGCTCATCGGTGAGCTCGAGAATAACAAGAGAGGCATCTACGGCGGCGCGATCGGATATATCGATTTCTCAGGCAACATGGATACATGCATCGCTATAAGGATCGCATTTAAGAAGAATGGCAAGGTATTCGTTCGAAGCGGCGCCGGTATCGTTTATGATTCCGTACCCGAGAAGGAATACGAAGAGACACTTAATAAGGCAAGAGCAGTCATCAATGCTCTCAAGGCAGCACAGGAGGACGAGGCATGA